Proteins co-encoded in one Ignavibacteria bacterium genomic window:
- a CDS encoding response regulator, protein MKKILIIEDDKSLCSSLEEILTTEGFEVLATPNGVSALEAVPIFNPDLIISDVSMPEMDGYELLAELAKNESWATTPFIFLTAHSEGNYRRKAMELGADDFLIKPFSVDELLLTIDARLKKSEKVRQVSDDRIKSITKSISFSLPHELNTPLSGIIGFSEIMINEADIMTPDEVREMAGFINESSMRLKKTIGKYLNYSKLQVLLNDANERRSLLKGDSIISNELVEAVMNKEKFEKNRFEDLVVDLETAVVMINGDYLALLLSELIENALKFSRSGSKVLIKGKKGNKVYWLTVYDKGRGMTSRQLADIGAFVQFNRDMFEQQGSGLGLAIVKSIMSIFEGNVRFSSEPGLGTTVTLELKLNKE, encoded by the coding sequence ATGAAAAAGATACTGATAATTGAAGATGACAAGAGTTTGTGCTCGAGTCTGGAGGAAATTCTAACCACGGAGGGGTTTGAAGTTCTTGCAACCCCGAATGGTGTCAGTGCACTTGAGGCGGTACCAATATTCAATCCTGATTTAATCATTTCTGATGTTTCGATGCCGGAGATGGATGGATACGAGTTGCTTGCGGAGCTTGCAAAAAATGAATCGTGGGCAACAACTCCCTTTATTTTTCTCACAGCTCATAGTGAAGGAAATTATCGAAGAAAAGCGATGGAACTGGGTGCGGATGATTTTTTAATTAAGCCGTTTTCAGTGGATGAACTTTTGTTGACAATTGATGCCCGGCTGAAAAAAAGCGAGAAGGTTCGGCAGGTAAGTGATGACAGAATTAAATCTATCACCAAGAGTATTTCTTTCAGCCTCCCCCACGAATTAAACACCCCTCTGTCGGGAATTATTGGATTTTCAGAAATCATGATTAATGAAGCTGACATTATGACTCCGGATGAGGTAAGGGAAATGGCGGGTTTCATTAATGAATCCTCCATGCGGTTGAAAAAGACAATCGGCAAATACCTCAACTATTCCAAACTACAGGTCCTCCTGAATGATGCAAATGAGAGACGAAGCCTTCTGAAGGGTGATTCCATCATCTCCAATGAACTGGTGGAAGCGGTAATGAACAAGGAGAAATTTGAGAAAAACAGATTCGAGGATCTCGTGGTGGACCTTGAGACTGCTGTTGTTATGATAAACGGTGACTATCTGGCTCTTCTCCTTTCTGAACTTATTGAAAATGCACTTAAATTTTCACGGTCAGGTTCCAAAGTGTTGATAAAGGGGAAGAAGGGGAATAAAGTCTACTGGTTGACTGTCTATGACAAGGGCAGGGGAATGACTTCCCGTCAACTGGCAGATATCGGGGCTTTTGTGCAGTTTAACAGGGATATGTTCGAACAGCAGGGATCAGGACTGGGACTCGCAATCGTAAAGAGTATTATGTCAATTTTTGAGGGGAATGTGCGGTTTAGCTCTGAACCGGGATTGGGAACCACTGTCACTCTGGAACTGAAACTGAATAAAGAGTAA
- a CDS encoding ABC transporter substrate-binding protein has protein sequence MRYFSPNRLKIILLFLVTGIFALLPMQSNSSLRKIILAVHWQPQAQFAGYYVAITKGIYKKYGLDVTIRHTGFKDNAIDYLKAGSAHFITNFLSGALEDYDHGFKYRLIGQISKKSALTIAGLKSRGIKQLNDLNNKKIAIWQAGFRELPQAFLTKYNLNSKFVPVRSTVNLFLMGGVDAQVVMDYNELNSIIFSGISEDDLTLFRIANYGLNVPEDGIYCTDEFLRNNKEICKNFLLASMEGWIEAFKNKEETVNECMKLKRKAGLSANYAHQMRMLNTMEDIISPVNDKIDPVLDKRSFAIAIQVLTDAKRIKGDINYDSFFKEVRK, from the coding sequence ATGAGATATTTTAGTCCAAACCGTCTTAAAATAATCCTGCTCTTCCTCGTGACGGGCATATTCGCATTGTTGCCAATGCAGAGTAACAGCTCACTGAGGAAGATCATACTTGCAGTCCACTGGCAGCCACAGGCACAGTTTGCCGGATACTATGTTGCAATAACAAAAGGAATTTATAAAAAATATGGTTTGGATGTAACAATAAGACACACCGGTTTTAAGGATAATGCAATTGATTATCTCAAGGCAGGAAGTGCACATTTTATTACCAACTTTCTATCAGGCGCTTTGGAAGATTACGACCACGGTTTTAAATACAGATTAATCGGGCAAATTTCAAAAAAATCTGCACTTACCATCGCGGGATTAAAATCACGAGGTATCAAGCAACTAAATGATCTCAACAATAAAAAGATCGCCATCTGGCAAGCGGGTTTTCGGGAACTCCCACAGGCATTCCTGACCAAATACAACTTAAACTCAAAATTTGTACCTGTCAGGTCCACTGTAAATCTGTTTCTGATGGGAGGTGTGGATGCACAAGTGGTAATGGATTACAATGAACTGAACAGCATCATTTTTTCAGGAATAAGTGAGGATGACCTTACCCTTTTCAGGATTGCCAATTATGGATTGAATGTCCCTGAGGATGGAATTTATTGTACGGATGAGTTTCTCCGGAACAACAAAGAAATCTGCAAAAACTTCCTCCTGGCATCGATGGAAGGCTGGATAGAGGCGTTCAAGAACAAGGAAGAGACCGTAAATGAATGTATGAAATTGAAAAGAAAAGCGGGTCTCTCCGCCAACTACGCTCATCAGATGCGGATGTTGAACACGATGGAAGATATCATTTCGCCGGTGAATGACAAAATCGACCCTGTACTCGACAAACGCTCATTCGCTATCGCCATTCAGGTATTGACAGATGCAAAAAGGATAAAAGGTGACATCAATTACGATTCCTTCTTCAAGGAGGTCAGGAAATGA
- a CDS encoding methyl-accepting chemotaxis protein, whose amino-acid sequence MIKKIRSLPLNKRLSVYILLISLVILIAIYLSNYFVSRSIILDGIEEDSRNITEAKVNMMESYLTNVEKIPEALSAVLSNFPYDTTRNSTLIKDILKDNPGVYGICIAFEPSARKDSLPYAPYYYRNKDSVVYTDLAKEEYKYEMWDWYQIPFVLKRAIWSEPYYDSGGGENLMITYSVPFVDKVSGKTRGIVTADVDLTQLRNVISNIKILQNGYAFAISRFGTFISHRDSSLILNETVFSLSERLQDEEFSLVGKKMVAGETGFNKIVEPVSGEDYRIYYIPMKSAGWSVGIMIPENELFSGLYFLNNVILFVGFTGASVLAIFIFFVIQRTTKPVSSISDVLAFVANGNLRAAVEKYEELNKGIKTSQKDESSSKDEITKLWFFMRKMIFDLRGLSIRIKSAGNYLKSSAGTLNDAAAFLENTFAEQDIANKNVRHFGEEIDNITKALADDTVRLTEAVEETGNLIMQGQNNIGNIGDSIVEIGKSTGSIVQKLNNINKRTANISRVITTISNIADRTNLISLNAAIEAEKAGEAGLGFKVIADEIKRLSENTFNSLNEIGEIIEDVKGSVADGVETVSKYHSRSLEGFREIQKMIDDLSIILDKNKELIPQFEMFKKAMTVAQNSVASIGSNLLAVEKLSIDTKQAISNLLDVSETVNDAVHSLENEVNKIITD is encoded by the coding sequence ATGATAAAGAAAATACGGTCTCTGCCTCTTAATAAAAGGTTGTCAGTCTATATCCTCCTCATTTCACTCGTCATTTTGATTGCGATCTATCTCTCCAATTATTTTGTTTCCAGATCAATAATCCTCGATGGAATCGAAGAGGATTCAAGAAACATCACCGAAGCTAAAGTTAATATGATGGAATCGTACCTGACGAATGTCGAAAAAATTCCTGAGGCGCTCTCGGCTGTACTTTCCAACTTTCCTTATGATACAACCCGCAATTCAACCCTTATTAAAGATATCCTTAAAGATAATCCGGGAGTTTACGGAATTTGTATTGCTTTTGAACCTTCTGCAAGAAAAGACTCACTCCCCTATGCTCCCTATTATTACAGGAACAAAGATTCCGTGGTTTACACTGACCTTGCCAAAGAGGAGTATAAATACGAAATGTGGGACTGGTACCAGATTCCTTTCGTCCTAAAAAGAGCAATCTGGTCAGAGCCATATTATGATTCAGGTGGCGGAGAAAATCTGATGATTACATATTCCGTACCGTTTGTCGACAAGGTTTCAGGCAAAACAAGAGGAATTGTTACAGCTGATGTAGATCTCACTCAGCTTCGCAATGTGATCTCAAATATCAAGATTCTTCAAAATGGCTATGCCTTCGCAATCAGCAGATTTGGAACATTCATTTCTCACAGAGACTCGTCTCTGATTTTGAATGAGACGGTTTTCAGTCTTTCGGAAAGACTTCAGGATGAGGAATTCAGTCTTGTTGGCAAAAAAATGGTTGCCGGAGAAACCGGGTTTAATAAAATTGTGGAACCCGTATCTGGAGAGGATTACAGGATTTATTACATCCCAATGAAATCAGCCGGGTGGTCAGTAGGAATAATGATACCTGAAAATGAACTCTTTTCCGGGCTTTATTTCCTCAATAATGTTATTCTTTTTGTAGGTTTTACTGGTGCCTCAGTCCTTGCGATTTTTATATTTTTTGTGATCCAAAGGACCACCAAACCGGTCTCATCAATCTCAGATGTTCTGGCTTTTGTCGCGAATGGCAACCTGAGGGCGGCGGTTGAAAAGTATGAAGAACTAAACAAAGGCATCAAGACATCACAGAAAGACGAGAGTTCGTCAAAAGATGAAATAACAAAACTCTGGTTCTTCATGAGGAAGATGATATTCGACTTGAGAGGTCTCTCGATAAGGATAAAATCAGCCGGTAACTACCTGAAATCATCGGCGGGCACTCTTAATGATGCAGCAGCATTCTTGGAGAATACATTCGCAGAACAGGACATTGCAAACAAAAATGTTCGACATTTCGGTGAAGAAATTGATAACATTACCAAAGCTCTTGCAGATGACACCGTCAGACTTACTGAGGCAGTGGAAGAAACCGGCAATCTTATTATGCAGGGGCAGAACAATATTGGCAATATCGGCGATTCAATAGTTGAGATTGGTAAATCAACCGGTTCCATTGTGCAAAAATTGAATAACATCAACAAACGAACTGCAAATATTTCTCGGGTGATCACAACAATCTCCAATATTGCCGACAGAACCAATCTTATTTCGCTAAACGCTGCTATTGAAGCTGAAAAGGCAGGCGAAGCAGGCTTGGGTTTCAAGGTTATTGCGGATGAAATTAAACGACTCTCTGAAAATACATTTAATTCGCTGAACGAGATTGGTGAGATTATAGAAGATGTGAAAGGATCCGTCGCAGATGGTGTCGAGACAGTTTCCAAATACCACAGCAGATCACTGGAGGGTTTCAGAGAAATTCAAAAAATGATTGATGACCTCAGTATCATCCTTGATAAGAACAAAGAATTGATACCACAGTTTGAAATGTTCAAAAAGGCAATGACAGTGGCTCAGAATAGCGTGGCCTCTATCGGCAGTAATCTTCTTGCAGTTGAAAAACTCAGTATCGATACCAAACAGGCAATCAGTAATTTGCTCGATGTTTCAGAGACTGTTAATGATGCAGTTCATTCACTCGAAAATGAAGTGAACAAGATTATCACCGATTAG
- a CDS encoding cyclic nucleotide-binding domain-containing protein — MMSFKSNPLTVIRFILVSLLAVVSSIYYPLIIVGTIAYDELYLILMVANLIINGWDLIANYNIYKEKSEHYSSLARDLGIRKKNLWLFIDLLAVFPYELFGLVPVLLLRSLKLLRLSQHQKLWRRRDLKRNDFLYIVFFLFWITLAAHWLACGWIALEPGVQEKDTLSLYIEAMYWTIQTLTTVGFGDIVAETRGQMVYSMVVMMFGVGIYGWLIGNVAGILSKRDSVEQYYYENMERLKTIVGNRGLPPELQHKIGDYYDYIFSRNYSGKDEQIFLNSLPESLRNEVMISLKQRIIRMISAFSESPEDFIREISGELKTEIFIPGDIIFEEGATGDKMYFLLSGELEVVAGQERKHLATLKAGDFFGEIALFENTKRNATIISKSYAEAYSLDKAAFNYVLLRFPNVASVIMAKAAERRSSNGKSEN, encoded by the coding sequence ATGATGTCTTTCAAATCTAACCCGCTTACTGTAATCCGGTTTATTCTCGTCTCACTTCTTGCCGTGGTCTCCTCAATATATTATCCACTGATAATAGTTGGTACCATTGCTTACGATGAGTTGTATCTTATCCTGATGGTTGCTAATTTGATAATAAACGGCTGGGATTTGATCGCCAACTACAACATCTATAAAGAGAAAAGTGAGCATTACAGTTCTTTGGCAAGAGATTTGGGAATAAGAAAGAAGAACCTGTGGTTGTTCATTGACTTACTGGCTGTTTTTCCCTATGAATTGTTTGGTTTAGTGCCTGTTCTTCTGCTCAGGTCATTAAAATTGTTGAGGCTCTCACAACATCAAAAACTGTGGAGGCGGAGGGACCTCAAGAGAAATGATTTTTTGTACATTGTGTTTTTCCTTTTTTGGATCACTCTTGCTGCTCACTGGCTGGCATGTGGATGGATAGCTCTTGAACCCGGTGTGCAGGAGAAAGATACCCTCTCCCTCTACATCGAAGCGATGTACTGGACAATTCAAACTCTTACAACTGTAGGATTTGGAGACATTGTTGCTGAAACCAGGGGACAGATGGTTTACTCGATGGTGGTTATGATGTTCGGTGTTGGTATCTATGGCTGGTTGATTGGTAATGTTGCAGGTATATTGTCTAAGCGGGACTCTGTTGAGCAATATTACTATGAAAATATGGAAAGACTTAAAACCATTGTGGGTAACAGAGGTCTCCCTCCGGAACTACAGCACAAAATTGGGGATTACTACGATTATATCTTCTCGCGAAATTATTCGGGGAAAGATGAACAGATATTCTTGAATTCCTTGCCTGAATCATTACGGAATGAAGTAATGATCAGCCTTAAGCAGAGAATTATCAGGATGATATCTGCATTTTCAGAATCTCCTGAAGATTTTATCCGCGAGATTTCCGGTGAATTGAAAACAGAGATATTCATTCCCGGAGATATAATTTTTGAAGAGGGAGCTACGGGTGATAAAATGTACTTTTTGTTGTCGGGAGAGCTGGAAGTAGTCGCGGGGCAGGAGAGAAAGCATCTTGCAACTCTGAAAGCCGGTGACTTTTTCGGAGAAATCGCCCTTTTTGAAAATACCAAAAGAAACGCCACCATCATCTCAAAAAGTTATGCAGAGGCATACTCATTGGACAAAGCTGCATTCAACTATGTGCTCCTAAGATTCCCGAATGTAGCATCTGTAATCATGGCAAAAGCTGCTGAAAGACGGTCTTCAAACGGCAAATCTGAAAACTAA
- the ruvX gene encoding Holliday junction resolvase RuvX: MAEGRILSIDYGSKRVGIALSDPLKIIASPFDTFENNSALLGKIVILVKEKDVERIIVGYPLNGDGSKTVLSDIIEKFSKSVEQETGVPVELYDERYSSSIASERILQSVAKKSKRRNKSLVDKFAAAVILEDYLKEFG, encoded by the coding sequence GTGGCGGAAGGACGAATTCTTTCGATTGATTACGGTTCGAAGAGAGTGGGCATAGCCCTGAGTGATCCTTTAAAAATAATCGCCTCACCTTTCGATACCTTTGAAAACAATTCAGCTTTATTGGGAAAGATCGTGATTTTGGTAAAGGAGAAAGATGTAGAGCGGATAATTGTCGGTTACCCTCTGAATGGTGACGGTTCTAAAACGGTTTTGTCTGATATTATCGAGAAATTTTCAAAATCGGTTGAGCAGGAGACAGGGGTTCCTGTTGAATTGTATGATGAGCGTTATTCCTCATCCATTGCAAGTGAAAGAATTCTCCAATCAGTAGCAAAAAAATCGAAAAGACGGAATAAATCTTTGGTTGATAAATTTGCCGCTGCTGTAATTCTTGAAGATTATCTTAAGGAGTTTGGATAA
- a CDS encoding bifunctional (p)ppGpp synthetase/guanosine-3',5'-bis(diphosphate) 3'-pyrophosphohydrolase, with protein sequence MSEDGRLDELLKLCKEKIPNADLALIKKAYEFAAIAHQNDKRASDEPYFSHPLAVARILIEEIPFDDVSIACGLLHDVVEDNEEYSSDLIKRNFGSDVAIIVDGLTKIKELFRSAEINQAENYRKLLMSIMKDIRVIIVKFADRLHNMRTLEYLEPDKRKRIATETLEIYAPLAHRFGLGKIKWELEDLAFKELNRNAYDDIRKKLNLKRDERNEYLDRFSAPILAALEEKNFKCELSGRPKHLYSIYRKMIKQNKPFEEIFDLFAIRLILDSDNSFDCYTVFGIINALYIPVPDRFKDYIAIPKVNNYQSIHTALIGPEGRVVEVQIRTRKMHEIAERGVAAHWRYKEGNTVKDRNTDDYVQWIREMVESSGSDDLKKNIIENFKLNLYENEIFVMTPKGDLKRLPVRSTPVDFAFAIHSNIGHHCIGAKVNKKIVPLDFVLNRGDQVEIITSKNQHPNKNWLKFVQTQKAKSEIRKWLNKEEEVFIESGREIWEKRLKKLKLTLGENEVAKILQRNKFHHTRQMFKMLGQGNITIEAILEEPKEKDHKLQGSPNIEFEDFARYARGTGGELVVDGEDIKMMLSYSKCCNPIPGDEVAGFITTGEGIRIHRKTCRNLIEKSKVEPEKVVSIKWPEVENSSFIAGLVIRGDDSAGMLKDIANTIVSYNNTSIKSISLDTSDSFFEGQVTLFVQDLNHLSRIIDRLKKIKGVYSVTRMAEAK encoded by the coding sequence ATGAGTGAAGATGGAAGATTAGATGAACTGCTGAAACTCTGCAAAGAGAAGATACCCAACGCCGACCTGGCGCTTATTAAAAAAGCCTATGAATTTGCTGCGATTGCCCACCAAAATGACAAAAGAGCATCTGATGAACCCTACTTTAGTCATCCCCTTGCTGTAGCCCGCATCCTTATAGAAGAAATTCCCTTTGACGATGTCTCAATCGCCTGTGGCTTGCTGCATGATGTGGTTGAAGATAACGAGGAGTATTCTTCAGACCTGATTAAAAGAAATTTTGGATCGGATGTTGCAATTATTGTGGACGGTCTGACCAAGATTAAAGAGCTTTTCCGATCGGCTGAGATAAACCAGGCAGAAAACTACAGAAAACTCCTGATGTCTATTATGAAAGATATCAGGGTCATCATAGTGAAATTCGCCGACCGTCTTCACAACATGCGAACCCTTGAATATCTGGAACCCGACAAGCGAAAAAGAATTGCCACCGAGACTCTTGAAATTTACGCCCCGCTTGCTCACCGGTTTGGATTGGGCAAGATTAAATGGGAACTTGAGGACCTTGCTTTCAAGGAATTGAACAGGAATGCCTACGATGATATTCGAAAAAAACTGAATCTGAAAAGGGACGAGAGAAATGAATATCTTGACAGGTTCTCGGCACCAATCCTGGCTGCTCTCGAAGAGAAGAACTTTAAATGCGAATTGAGTGGCAGACCAAAGCACCTGTACAGCATTTACCGAAAGATGATAAAACAGAACAAGCCGTTCGAAGAGATATTTGACCTTTTTGCAATAAGATTGATTCTGGATTCTGATAATTCCTTCGATTGTTATACTGTTTTTGGTATCATCAATGCACTTTATATTCCGGTACCCGACAGATTTAAAGACTATATAGCCATTCCCAAAGTTAATAATTATCAGTCGATTCACACTGCCTTGATAGGTCCCGAAGGAAGGGTAGTGGAGGTTCAGATCAGAACCCGAAAGATGCACGAAATTGCCGAGAGAGGTGTTGCAGCACACTGGCGCTATAAAGAGGGGAACACCGTAAAGGACAGGAATACAGATGATTATGTCCAGTGGATCAGGGAAATGGTTGAAAGTTCGGGTAGCGATGATCTGAAGAAAAACATTATAGAAAACTTCAAGTTAAATCTCTACGAGAATGAAATTTTTGTAATGACTCCAAAAGGCGACCTGAAAAGGTTGCCTGTAAGGTCGACTCCAGTTGACTTTGCTTTTGCAATACATTCCAATATTGGACATCATTGTATCGGGGCGAAAGTCAATAAAAAGATTGTACCTCTCGATTTTGTGTTGAATCGTGGTGATCAGGTTGAGATAATTACCTCAAAAAATCAGCACCCGAATAAAAACTGGCTTAAGTTTGTTCAGACGCAAAAAGCCAAATCTGAAATCAGAAAATGGCTCAATAAAGAGGAAGAGGTCTTTATTGAGAGTGGTAGGGAAATCTGGGAGAAAAGGTTAAAGAAATTAAAGCTCACTCTTGGTGAGAATGAGGTTGCAAAAATACTTCAGAGGAACAAGTTTCATCATACCCGTCAGATGTTTAAGATGCTTGGGCAGGGGAACATCACCATTGAAGCGATTTTGGAAGAGCCAAAGGAGAAGGATCACAAATTACAGGGTTCACCCAACATAGAGTTTGAGGATTTCGCCCGTTATGCAAGAGGAACGGGTGGAGAACTCGTTGTCGATGGTGAAGACATCAAGATGATGCTCTCATACTCCAAGTGTTGTAATCCGATTCCGGGTGATGAAGTTGCTGGATTTATTACGACCGGTGAAGGTATCCGGATTCACAGGAAGACCTGCCGCAATCTGATTGAGAAGTCTAAAGTTGAGCCGGAGAAAGTGGTTTCGATAAAATGGCCCGAAGTTGAAAACTCATCCTTCATCGCCGGTCTGGTTATTCGTGGAGACGATTCCGCAGGTATGCTAAAGGATATTGCTAATACGATAGTAAGCTACAACAACACTTCGATCAAGTCAATCAGTCTAGACACGAGCGATTCATTTTTCGAAGGACAAGTCACTCTTTTTGTACAGGATCTGAATCATCTTTCGAGAATTATCGACCGCCTGAAGAAGATTAAGGGGGTTTATTCCGTCACCAGAATGGCTGAGGCTAAATAG
- a CDS encoding FAD-dependent oxidoreductase, with the protein MKHLIKKIVIVGSRAAGPAAAAKARRENPDAEITMIDSGRYVSTGTCEIPYLISGEVTSPGELLFFSKEDFSRHYNVELLLETKVLSINARTRVLRAEKNGTGFDLTYDRLVLATGARHIIHPLFPRETENVFYVRNIEEIEELLIQSETVNKKWCVVGASYSGVEFAESLKKSGNEVFLIDKEPLPVHGFVTEIRELVKESLVSEGIDFYGNISDLKVFSDGGKVRKIKIDGRLKECDHVIVAIGIEPNADLAKSAGLEIGGYGGIKVDSRMRTSDPNIFAAGDCVELKEKITGRPAWLPMAKLARDGGHIAGANAAGGNEFMNPVIRNLSLRVFNNFATATGICTSRMEKYQIPYKSVSATSDAIIKVMPDFHKVFGKIFYGNDGKILGAGFFGGREVSGYCDIIALAIKAGLKITDLRESNFNYTPTLSPFKNLLEILAYKAVQK; encoded by the coding sequence ATGAAACACCTGATCAAGAAAATTGTTATCGTTGGGAGCAGGGCAGCGGGACCTGCTGCCGCAGCGAAGGCCAGGAGAGAGAATCCTGATGCTGAGATAACAATGATCGATTCAGGAAGATATGTATCCACAGGAACCTGCGAGATTCCTTACCTGATCTCCGGGGAAGTCACTTCACCCGGAGAACTGCTCTTCTTTTCGAAGGAAGATTTCTCCCGCCATTATAATGTTGAACTTCTCCTTGAAACAAAAGTACTCTCCATCAATGCACGGACAAGAGTCCTGCGTGCTGAAAAAAACGGTACCGGATTCGACCTGACCTACGACCGACTGGTACTCGCGACAGGAGCCCGGCACATAATACACCCGCTGTTTCCCCGGGAGACAGAGAATGTGTTTTATGTCCGTAATATTGAAGAGATTGAAGAACTCCTTATTCAGTCAGAGACTGTGAACAAGAAATGGTGCGTTGTGGGTGCGTCATACTCGGGTGTCGAGTTTGCTGAATCGCTGAAGAAATCAGGGAATGAAGTATTTCTCATTGATAAAGAACCTTTACCGGTTCACGGATTTGTAACGGAGATAAGGGAGCTGGTTAAAGAATCACTCGTTTCGGAAGGTATCGATTTCTACGGAAACATCAGTGACTTAAAAGTGTTTTCTGATGGTGGGAAGGTCAGGAAAATTAAGATTGACGGCAGGCTGAAGGAATGCGACCATGTAATTGTGGCTATTGGCATCGAACCAAATGCTGATCTCGCCAAAAGTGCAGGACTGGAAATTGGGGGCTATGGAGGCATCAAAGTTGACAGCAGAATGAGAACATCCGACCCGAATATTTTCGCTGCAGGAGATTGTGTTGAACTGAAGGAAAAAATTACGGGAAGACCTGCATGGCTGCCGATGGCGAAACTCGCCAGGGATGGGGGACACATTGCCGGAGCAAATGCTGCAGGCGGCAATGAATTTATGAATCCTGTTATTCGAAATCTGTCTTTGAGAGTATTTAACAATTTTGCCACTGCAACAGGCATTTGCACATCAAGAATGGAGAAATATCAGATTCCTTATAAATCAGTCTCCGCCACTTCTGACGCAATAATTAAGGTAATGCCTGACTTTCATAAAGTATTCGGGAAAATTTTCTACGGAAATGATGGTAAAATTCTTGGTGCCGGGTTTTTTGGCGGGAGAGAGGTCTCAGGATACTGTGATATCATCGCGCTCGCAATCAAGGCTGGTCTTAAAATTACCGATTTGAGAGAGAGTAACTTTAATTACACACCGACACTTTCACCTTTTAAGAATTTACTCGAAATCCTTGCTTATAAAGCAGTTCAAAAATAA
- the der gene encoding ribosome biogenesis GTPase Der produces MRDNLVVIVGRPNVGKSTLFNRLTGTKDAIVDDVSGVTRDRQFGYVEWNLKRFRLIDTGGYVPDSPDQFETAIREQVEIALTEADKIIFVVDGRTGLLPIDEVIADLLRTSGKRTILCVNKIDSEKLENNVHEFYALGFGEPHPISALNGRMTGDFLEVIIDGFPLAEEDPLDEGLKIAFVGRPNVGKSSLTNALLGEDRSIVTNIPGTTRDSIDSIIKFYGEEITIVDTAGLRRKSKIKENIEYYSSVRTLRAIADAHIVVLMVDAVQGFENQEQKILEEAIQRRKGVIIAINKWDLVEKDSNTAKYYEKVLTQTLGKYDYFPVIFISAVTKQRIFKLIELAKEIQQERHKKIPTSELNDKILKEIEASPPPATHTGKEVRIKFINQVGDNYPVFLFFCNYPKAVSDNYRRFLEKAIRRHFGFKGVPFTISFKEK; encoded by the coding sequence ATGAGAGATAATTTAGTAGTAATAGTTGGTCGTCCCAATGTTGGAAAATCAACTCTATTCAACCGGTTGACCGGAACAAAGGATGCCATCGTTGACGATGTCAGTGGTGTAACGCGTGACAGGCAATTTGGCTATGTCGAATGGAACCTGAAAAGATTCAGACTTATTGATACCGGTGGCTATGTCCCTGATTCTCCCGATCAGTTTGAAACTGCAATCAGGGAGCAGGTTGAGATAGCTCTTACTGAGGCTGACAAAATTATTTTCGTGGTTGACGGCAGAACTGGCTTGCTCCCGATAGATGAAGTAATCGCCGATTTACTCAGAACTTCCGGCAAAAGGACGATTCTTTGTGTGAATAAGATTGACTCTGAGAAGCTGGAAAATAATGTGCACGAGTTTTATGCCCTGGGGTTTGGAGAACCACACCCAATATCTGCTCTTAATGGAAGAATGACGGGCGATTTCCTTGAAGTAATCATTGACGGGTTCCCGCTCGCAGAAGAAGACCCTTTGGATGAAGGCTTGAAGATTGCATTTGTCGGTCGACCGAATGTCGGAAAATCATCCCTGACGAATGCACTTCTCGGTGAGGACAGAAGCATCGTAACGAATATTCCCGGGACTACAAGGGATTCCATAGACAGCATTATCAAGTTTTACGGTGAGGAAATCACGATTGTTGATACCGCGGGATTAAGGCGGAAATCGAAAATTAAGGAGAATATTGAGTACTATTCTTCGGTCAGAACCCTCAGAGCTATTGCTGATGCCCACATAGTGGTGCTGATGGTAGATGCTGTTCAGGGCTTTGAAAATCAGGAACAAAAGATTCTTGAAGAGGCTATTCAAAGAAGAAAAGGTGTAATAATCGCCATAAATAAATGGGATCTGGTTGAGAAAGACAGCAATACCGCTAAATACTATGAAAAAGTGCTGACACAAACTCTCGGTAAATATGATTATTTCCCTGTGATTTTCATATCCGCTGTAACAAAACAGAGGATTTTTAAACTCATAGAACTCGCTAAAGAAATACAGCAGGAACGGCACAAAAAAATCCCAACGAGTGAGTTGAACGACAAAATCCTGAAAGAGATAGAAGCTTCACCGCCACCTGCAACACACACAGGAAAAGAAGTCAGAATAAAATTTATCAACCAGGTTGGTGATAATTACCCGGTATTTCTTTTCTTTTGCAATTATCCAAAAGCTGTTTCTGACAATTACAGAAGGTTTCTCGAAAAAGCCATCAGACGGCATTTTGGATTTAAAGGAGTTCCTTTTACAATTTCATTCAAAGAAAAATAA